From the genome of Brassica oleracea var. oleracea cultivar TO1000 chromosome C4, BOL, whole genome shotgun sequence:
AATGACTATTGACTGCTTTCTGTTATAGTGTTCATCTTTCTTGGATTTTGTTTTGGTTATTACGGCAAGGAGGAATGGTTTTTCTCAAATGTTTCAATCAATTTTTTCCTTATGACGGAAGATGCTCCTTGTGTTAATGACACGAGTAGAATGTTGCTGTTTGCTTAAAATCACATAACTGGAAGAGAGTGATTTGGATTAGAAGAGTTGCTGTTTGCTAATCAAATGTACAAGTGGTTTGATGGTTTCTATAGTTACTAATGTAAGTTCTCTGTATATAGAAATACCGAGTATACTAAGTACTTGGATTAGAAGAATCTTTTGACAAAGACACTAATACATCAGTAGCAATTAGCTCACAAATACAGAGGAAACAGAAAAAAGAAAACTGAAAGAGAGTTTATTTCATGTTCAACATATGAATCGTACACAAAGTCAAACATATATATAATCTTAATTAATCTTTTTTTTTGATTAATTACTTGAAAGGATCAGTAGGCAAGAAACTAAACATGACCATATCTCTTACACTTCCTTTCATAACTATAAACTTCTTCATCACACCTTCTCTAGTAAACCCAACTTTTTCAAGAACCCTTTGTGATCCGACATTGTCCACGTCCACTAGTGCCTCAAGCCTCTCAACCTCCGGCATTTCCTTGAATACCTCCGCCGTCACTAGCCTCACCGCCTCCGTAGCGAACCCTTTTCCCCAATACTTTCTCGCTAGCACATAACCTATCTCTTTCCTGTTCTTATCGACCGGCATGATCAAGATGTAGCCGATGGGACGATCGTCCTCTAAACAGATGGCTCGGAGCCAAGGGTGTGTCAAGACCGAATCCGTTATGTATTTGATGGCTTCTTCTCGGCTCGTGCATGGCTCCCATGAGCAAAAGCGTGCGACTTCAGCGTCTGTGGCCCATACCATGTAGTCGTCAACGTCGGAAAGAGTCATCGGCCGGAGTGATATTCTTCCCGGCGGCGATGAAACAACCACTGCTGGCTGAGTCTCGTTTAAGTCCACCTTCATTTAGGATAATGTTTGTTTGAGATATCTCATCATAACGTCATCTTTATATACATAGCTTAGCAAATAAACTCGAATCTTGCTTCTTGCTTTTGAGTAAAATAAAGTTAGTGGTAGTATTATATTATTATTTTTATAACAATTATTGACTGAAGTTCCGAGAAAAGATGACGTGTCACTGTGTGAATGGATGGTTGTCAATTTTGACCTTTGACTTTAACACTTACTTGGTTGCCAAACAAAGCATAGATGGAGCTCACCTTGTTGCTTGATTGCTTCGAGTGAGATGCTAAAAACGACGTCGCAAAAATTGATTGGTCGCTTACCATGCAGTTAAATTAAAGTAAATGATTTGATGGTAGTAGTCAACGCAAGACTCATCATGTTTTCTTCTGTAACAAGGCTAAGGCTCAACATGTCAACCATCTTTATCCCTAAAACCCAATTTTGAGTTCTTATTTTTATTTATTTTATTTTTTTAAATTTAAAAACTAACCAATCGCGGACCACCACATGTCAGTGAGGCTCGCGAACAGTACAAGAACTCCACCAAACTCGCTTCTTGCAGAAGAGAAAGAAGAGTTGGGTTTTAACAAAATTGTGAGACCCACTTTTTAAGAACCCACTTAAAAGACGGGATAAAGATGATCTTATGTTGTGAAAGTAAAATTTACCCAACGTTACAGATTTTTAATGGTCTATTTTTCTTAAAATTCTTGGTCTTCTAAATTTCTTTGAGAAATTCCCTATAGTATTTTTTAAGTTTTTGTCACAAAAATAATCATCAATGAAGAAAATGATAAAAATAAGTTTTACTAAAGAGTAAAAATTTATTTTATCCTAGGGTTAACTAATTTAGACTTAGGGTTTAGAGTTAAGGGGTTGGGTTTTCGGATAGGGTTTCAAATTAAAAAAAAAAAAAAAAATTTAAAATAAATAGAGCTATTTTAGTTATTTTTATGGCTATTTTTGTGACAAAAGCTTAAAAATAGTTATTCTAGAG
Proteins encoded in this window:
- the LOC106339066 gene encoding uncharacterized N-acetyltransferase p20-like; this translates as MKVDLNETQPAVVVSSPPGRISLRPMTLSDVDDYMVWATDAEVARFCSWEPCTSREEAIKYITDSVLTHPWLRAICLEDDRPIGYILIMPVDKNRKEIGYVLARKYWGKGFATEAVRLVTAEVFKEMPEVERLEALVDVDNVGSQRVLEKVGFTREGVMKKFIVMKGSVRDMVMFSFLPTDPFK